The Anabas testudineus chromosome 11, fAnaTes1.2, whole genome shotgun sequence genome has a segment encoding these proteins:
- the umad1 gene encoding UBAP1-MVB12-associated (UMA)-domain containing protein 1 codes for MLSFLGLRKDSKKSTADKEGDGGFVIVGETAEEQRRKMQTINTAQPSTNVIVQSSKSSCTAAAQPTHIQLPATLPATGPIAGPSAGELPSTLPDLLGDVPFTLAPHVLAMQAGLPLIPDVLLSQDINYNLAHFQYDFTLENSVLHDA; via the exons ATGCTGAGTTTCCTTGGACTGCGGAAAGACTCGAAGAAGTCAACAGCTGACAAGGAAGGAGATGGAGGATTTGTTATTGTCG gagaaacagctgaagaaCAAAGGAGAAAGATGCAGACCATAAACACTGCACAGCCATCGACAAATGTCATAGTGCAGTCATCAAAG TCATCCTGTACAGCTGCAGCTCAACCCACCCACATACAGCTTCCTGCAACTTTACCTGCCACAGGGCCTATAGCAGGTCCCTCAGCAGGTGAATTGCCTTCAACCCTCCCAGATCTTCTTGGCGATGTTCCGTTCACATTGGCTCCTCATGTCCTGGCCATGCAGGCAGGACTCCCCCTCATTCCTGATGTGCTGCTGTCCCAAGACATTAACTACAACCTGGCTCATTTTCAGTACGACTTTACTTTGGAGAACTCTGTGCTCCATGATGCCTAG